The following coding sequences lie in one Moritella viscosa genomic window:
- a CDS encoding putative uncharacterized protein (No significant database matches), whose translation MLEKIIKIENIKQWQHKRALDQGFDKLNLIYGRNGSGKSTLCKIFNFINDNDKLSIKALKPIESDGNQNLTLRIGGENVNLNSLQTPHVFQVFNQEFIDNNLYIPNAKDRSQLSNYYEFSLGSVSVQKEQEIDTIKAEIDTINGLINPIDTRLSIKFPSKTVAQIRKIKSIANADAEIKDLEAQIIDLKSVEHFRKRKTLSLLNLNKPEFDTSIFTLNIESLSKEAKEKVDEHLAKNHKEQDSYWIEQGTQLVTESGDCPFCAQPLSSSSIFNLYQDFINESYINASDKFELDSGQFELNVGDIGCKIEDLEELVKSNKEVIGAWSDRITGFNPEYDFKQLDSLSSSLLSECINLIKEKKKDLLLESDFAKFNELFDSTFSSFEFSTYNEIVKGFNDQVTKFLDNLATGSTQALQTKINEIKETQLRFETQVTADLDNHKSHTSDKNHKTKKIKELKEEISQEQVNSIKEHKDSINAILKKFHSMIRIKDLNKDNKGKGGSTRLKYVITFIDKEMSIENVDDNKLIFEQVLSLGDRSALALAFFLSKFSKSNSDNSIIVLDDPMSSLDNYRKDATIVEIEKLINNDYQTIVFSHDPFFLSDIQKYSILSQLTKCFEIDVSYTKSNPLDPDSSQYISSQLVDRSNYDSHVLHSYHKEYNKLYDFVAQSRDESKIEIARSIRPILEAHLRFLYPREFDANVWLGNMITMIRNETNESSHFFDTHGRINKITKINEFSKEFHHADGFDTKVQNLDLQTVQSYAEETLQFITGI comes from the coding sequence ATGTTAGAAAAAATCATAAAAATAGAAAATATTAAGCAATGGCAACACAAACGAGCCTTAGATCAAGGGTTTGATAAGCTTAACCTGATCTATGGTCGAAACGGCTCAGGTAAGTCCACTTTATGTAAGATCTTCAACTTCATTAACGATAATGACAAGCTAAGTATAAAAGCCCTCAAACCAATTGAATCTGATGGTAATCAAAATCTTACGCTTAGAATTGGTGGTGAAAATGTGAACCTAAATTCTTTGCAAACTCCTCATGTTTTCCAAGTATTCAACCAAGAATTTATTGATAATAATCTCTATATCCCAAATGCTAAAGATCGTAGCCAATTATCAAATTACTACGAGTTTTCACTAGGTAGCGTGTCTGTTCAGAAAGAACAAGAAATTGACACAATCAAAGCAGAAATTGACACAATCAATGGTTTAATAAACCCTATTGATACAAGACTCTCAATAAAATTTCCCAGCAAGACGGTTGCTCAAATCCGAAAAATAAAATCGATTGCTAATGCTGACGCAGAGATTAAAGATCTAGAAGCACAAATTATAGATTTAAAAAGTGTTGAACACTTCAGGAAACGTAAAACGTTATCACTACTAAATCTTAACAAACCTGAGTTTGATACGAGTATCTTTACGCTAAACATCGAGTCTTTGTCCAAAGAAGCAAAAGAGAAAGTCGATGAACACCTTGCAAAAAATCATAAAGAGCAAGATTCTTATTGGATAGAGCAAGGAACACAGTTAGTAACTGAATCAGGTGATTGCCCTTTCTGTGCTCAACCCCTTTCAAGCTCTAGTATTTTTAACCTATATCAAGATTTTATTAATGAATCTTACATTAATGCTAGTGATAAGTTTGAACTGGATAGTGGTCAGTTTGAATTAAATGTTGGTGATATAGGCTGTAAGATTGAAGATTTAGAAGAGCTAGTAAAATCCAATAAGGAAGTTATCGGAGCTTGGTCTGATCGTATCACAGGATTTAACCCTGAGTATGACTTCAAGCAACTTGATTCTTTATCATCATCACTTCTAAGTGAATGCATAAACCTTATAAAAGAAAAGAAAAAAGATTTATTATTAGAGTCAGACTTTGCAAAGTTCAATGAACTATTCGATAGTACATTTAGTAGTTTTGAGTTTTCAACATACAATGAAATAGTAAAAGGTTTTAACGATCAAGTTACTAAATTCTTAGATAATCTAGCTACTGGCTCAACTCAAGCACTTCAAACAAAAATCAATGAGATTAAAGAAACTCAGTTACGTTTTGAAACTCAAGTTACTGCTGATTTAGATAATCATAAATCTCATACTTCTGATAAAAATCATAAAACAAAAAAAATTAAAGAGCTTAAAGAAGAGATAAGCCAAGAGCAAGTTAATAGTATTAAAGAACATAAAGATTCTATCAATGCTATTCTTAAAAAATTTCACTCAATGATACGAATCAAAGACCTTAATAAAGACAATAAAGGCAAAGGCGGATCGACTCGCCTAAAGTATGTCATCACGTTCATCGACAAAGAAATGTCAATTGAAAATGTGGACGATAATAAACTCATTTTTGAGCAGGTTCTAAGCCTTGGTGATAGATCTGCTCTTGCTCTAGCGTTTTTTCTATCTAAGTTTTCGAAATCAAACAGTGACAATTCAATTATTGTTTTGGACGATCCTATGTCGTCACTCGATAACTACCGTAAAGACGCAACTATCGTAGAAATTGAAAAGCTTATTAACAATGACTATCAAACCATTGTGTTTAGTCACGACCCATTCTTTTTATCCGATATTCAGAAGTACTCGATACTATCTCAGCTTACCAAATGCTTTGAAATTGATGTTTCTTATACAAAGTCTAATCCTCTAGATCCTGATAGCTCTCAATACATTTCTAGTCAATTAGTTGATAGAAGTAACTATGATTCTCACGTTCTTCATTCGTATCATAAAGAATACAACAAGCTATATGATTTTGTTGCTCAATCTAGAGATGAATCGAAAATTGAAATTGCTCGGTCTATACGTCCAATTCTCGAGGCTCATTTGCGTTTCCTATACCCAAGAGAATTCGATGCTAATGTTTGGTTAGGTAATATGATTACGATGATTCGAAACGAAACAAATGAAAGTAGTCATTTTTTCGATACTCATGGACGTATAAATAAAATTACAAAAATTAATGAATTTTCTAAAGAGTTTCACCATGCTGATGGGTTCGATACAAAAGTTCAAAACCTTGATCTTCAAACGGTACAATCCTACGCAGAAGAAACACTTCAATTCATAACGGGTATTTAA
- a CDS encoding CRISPR associated protein Cas1: MKDLSVSGLKSILHSKRANMFYLEYCRVMQKDGRVLYLTEAKNENQYFNIPIANTTVLLLGNGTSITQAAMRMLAQAGVLVGFSGGGGTPLYMANDAEQPIEWFTPQSEYRPTEYLQGWMSFWFDDEKRLTAAKAFQKARLDFLQKIWAKDRELRQEGFNLKDTGLQEAFERFEQRTEAATKQSDLLLIEAQLTKHLYKFAANSVQLQDFRRQHQSTDKANDFLNHGNYLAYGLAATTLWVLGIPHGFAVMHGKTRRGALVFDVADLIKDTIVLPWAFICAKENDTEQEFRQQVLQAFTDHKVLDFMFDTVKEVALAFQHSKFIDGGDCAR, translated from the coding sequence ATGAAAGATCTATCTGTATCAGGTTTAAAAAGCATTTTGCACTCCAAACGTGCAAATATGTTCTACCTCGAATATTGCCGAGTGATGCAAAAAGACGGCCGTGTTCTTTATCTCACAGAGGCGAAAAATGAGAACCAATACTTCAATATCCCAATCGCCAATACCACAGTATTGCTATTAGGCAATGGGACCTCAATTACCCAAGCAGCCATGAGAATGTTAGCCCAAGCAGGCGTTTTAGTTGGCTTTAGTGGTGGCGGTGGAACTCCTCTATACATGGCGAATGATGCAGAGCAGCCTATAGAATGGTTTACTCCACAAAGTGAGTATCGCCCAACAGAGTATTTACAAGGTTGGATGTCATTTTGGTTCGATGACGAAAAGCGCTTGACAGCAGCAAAAGCATTTCAGAAAGCAAGATTAGATTTTTTACAGAAGATTTGGGCAAAAGACAGAGAGCTAAGGCAAGAAGGATTTAATTTAAAAGATACAGGCTTGCAAGAAGCGTTTGAGCGGTTTGAACAACGAACAGAAGCTGCAACAAAGCAGAGTGATTTATTACTGATAGAAGCGCAATTAACCAAACATTTGTATAAATTTGCTGCGAACAGTGTTCAGCTTCAAGATTTTAGAAGACAGCATCAATCAACCGATAAAGCCAATGACTTTTTGAACCACGGTAACTATTTAGCGTATGGTTTAGCTGCAACAACACTATGGGTATTAGGTATTCCGCATGGCTTTGCAGTGATGCATGGAAAAACTCGACGTGGTGCGTTAGTTTTTGATGTGGCAGATCTAATAAAAGATACCATAGTGCTGCCGTGGGCATTTATTTGTGCCAAAGAAAATGATACAGAGCAAGAGTTTCGTCAACAAGTTCTGCAAGCCTTTACCGACCATAAAGTGTTGGATTTTATGTTTGATACCGTGAAAGAAGTCGCCTTGGCGTTCCAACACTCTAAGTTTATAGATGGCGGAGATTGTGCAAGATGA
- a CDS encoding CRISPR-associated helicase Cas3 encodes MMVTFVSQCEKNALKKTRRVLDAFANRIGDNTWQSIITEDGLLTVKKMLRQTASKSTAVSCHWIRSRSRSQFLWVVGNRLKFNTEGMVPVNRTSLNLDHKEWENGWDKLEVIANATSIAGLFHDFGKANDLFQAKLQGTSGSKGEPYRHEWISLRLFEAFAKGKSDQEWLSELSDINRLGSGNRIESYVLDNLHNDHSSGSLSPFKTLAPFATLIAWLIVSHHRLPAPQTKRSRNVNNDQMPEWLTNVFNCDWNSSNAEQLDQIGSEVINKNWDFSQGTPFISKTWKKQASKLAYRTLKNIKLNHGQEWLKQRFVAHLSRLSLMLSDHYYSSLEAEQSQLKWRDSNYLPKANTDRKATQLEGRAVFKQQLDEHNIGVSHNAMHFALNLPTLKYALPAIGQHKLFSRNAPKKFAWQDKAYKAAKEYARLSEKQGFFGINMASTGCGKTIANARVMYALADEREGCRFSVAVGLRTLTLQTGDSYRDLLKLGDDELAVLIGSQAVKTLHQVNKEPSKEKQSSGSESSDDFFEQLFISYDGQIYDGRLKHWLKGNPKLEQLLSAPVVVSTIDHLMPATESLRGGKQIAPMLRLLTSDLILDEPDDFGLEDLPALCRLVNWAGMLGSRVLLSSATLPPSLIAALYHAYLEGRKHFNEANFPEGELQSVVCGWFDENKSHVTEIKSSDAFTEENDIFVQKRINKLNENKKVLRKGKLVTVHLDDDSSGKKDDNHIYQSVAATVHGQIHQLHDSHHVEHSSGRKVSCGVVRMANIDPMIKVMKSLSEMSPQDDYSIHFCVYHSQFPLAVRSHKENRLDNTLTRYDPEQLWQQPEIIEALNKTTTANNIFVVLGTSVVEVGRDHDYDWGIAEPSSMRALIQLAGRIQRHRQQEPSSSNLIVLNKNIRALRHDSTAYCKPGFESRALPLSTHDLNELLNGELESISAISRIKEPSFSQKDFHLDRVSKKRKAKGIDSFSVQEHRALKLTLGLDNKLNKDIFFQKDDEACLWWSADNHADWNGEFINQTRFRKSDPQEEFILCKTDEWGDLGWHQKDTTQKKWVFTLQNHRIVKQSIELSKGNYWWISTDAETIYINLAEQLEQTVESTGQYFGGISLRAAKEDQVLIWSWNDQMGVFNT; translated from the coding sequence ATGATGGTCACTTTTGTTTCTCAGTGTGAGAAAAATGCGTTAAAGAAAACACGCAGGGTATTAGATGCCTTTGCCAATCGCATTGGTGATAATACATGGCAGAGTATCATTACTGAAGATGGATTATTAACTGTAAAAAAGATGCTGCGCCAAACCGCCAGTAAAAGCACCGCGGTCAGTTGTCATTGGATACGCTCTCGTTCACGCAGTCAGTTTCTGTGGGTGGTGGGGAATCGTTTGAAGTTTAATACCGAGGGTATGGTGCCAGTTAATAGAACCAGTTTAAATCTTGATCATAAAGAATGGGAAAATGGTTGGGATAAGTTAGAAGTGATCGCGAATGCGACCAGTATTGCAGGCTTATTTCATGATTTTGGTAAAGCCAATGATTTATTTCAAGCAAAACTACAAGGCACAAGTGGTTCAAAAGGAGAACCTTATCGACATGAGTGGATATCCTTACGCCTATTTGAAGCATTTGCTAAAGGTAAGTCAGACCAAGAGTGGTTATCTGAATTAAGTGACATAAATCGCTTAGGTAGTGGTAACCGTATTGAATCTTATGTATTAGACAACTTACATAATGATCACAGTTCAGGTTCATTATCACCATTTAAAACACTCGCACCTTTTGCCACGTTAATCGCTTGGTTAATCGTGTCTCATCACCGTTTACCAGCCCCCCAAACCAAGCGTTCAAGAAATGTGAATAATGACCAGATGCCAGAATGGTTAACGAATGTTTTTAATTGTGATTGGAACTCTAGTAATGCAGAGCAATTAGATCAAATTGGCAGTGAGGTCATCAATAAAAATTGGGATTTCAGTCAAGGAACTCCGTTTATTAGTAAAACATGGAAAAAACAAGCGTCTAAGTTGGCGTATCGAACGTTAAAAAACATAAAGTTAAATCATGGTCAAGAATGGTTAAAGCAACGTTTTGTTGCACACTTATCGCGTTTGTCACTCATGTTATCGGATCACTATTACTCTTCTTTAGAGGCTGAACAGTCACAATTGAAATGGCGAGATAGCAATTATTTGCCGAAAGCCAATACCGATAGAAAAGCGACTCAGCTTGAAGGACGAGCTGTATTTAAACAGCAATTAGATGAACACAATATTGGGGTATCACATAACGCGATGCATTTTGCGTTAAACTTGCCCACATTGAAATATGCGCTACCTGCGATAGGGCAACATAAACTATTCAGTCGCAATGCACCGAAAAAATTCGCATGGCAAGATAAAGCTTATAAAGCAGCTAAAGAGTATGCTCGATTAAGTGAAAAACAGGGTTTTTTTGGAATAAATATGGCCTCAACAGGCTGTGGTAAAACTATTGCTAATGCCCGAGTTATGTATGCTCTTGCTGATGAAAGAGAAGGGTGCCGCTTCTCTGTTGCGGTTGGCTTAAGAACGCTTACGTTACAAACTGGTGACAGTTACCGTGATTTATTGAAATTAGGTGATGATGAACTTGCGGTATTAATTGGCTCACAGGCAGTTAAGACCCTACATCAAGTTAATAAAGAACCAAGTAAAGAAAAGCAAAGCTCAGGAAGCGAATCAAGCGACGATTTTTTCGAGCAATTATTCATTAGTTATGATGGTCAAATTTATGATGGACGCTTAAAACACTGGCTAAAAGGCAACCCTAAATTAGAGCAATTATTGAGTGCGCCTGTTGTAGTTAGCACCATTGATCATTTAATGCCTGCGACAGAAAGCTTGCGTGGTGGCAAACAAATTGCTCCAATGCTTCGCTTATTAACCTCAGATCTTATTTTGGATGAGCCTGATGATTTTGGTCTAGAAGATTTGCCTGCATTATGTCGCTTAGTCAATTGGGCTGGAATGCTAGGTTCCCGTGTATTGCTCTCTTCTGCAACTTTACCACCGTCATTAATCGCTGCGCTATACCATGCGTACCTAGAAGGACGGAAGCACTTTAATGAAGCTAACTTTCCAGAAGGGGAGTTGCAAAGTGTGGTTTGTGGATGGTTTGATGAAAATAAAAGTCACGTCACAGAGATAAAATCATCTGACGCTTTTACGGAAGAAAACGATATATTTGTTCAGAAGCGTATTAACAAATTGAACGAAAATAAAAAAGTGTTGCGTAAAGGAAAATTAGTAACAGTCCACCTTGATGATGATTCAAGCGGAAAGAAAGATGATAATCATATTTATCAGTCAGTAGCGGCAACCGTTCATGGCCAGATCCATCAATTACACGACAGTCATCATGTAGAGCATAGCTCAGGACGAAAAGTATCTTGTGGCGTAGTGCGAATGGCGAATATAGACCCGATGATCAAGGTGATGAAGAGCCTGTCAGAAATGAGTCCACAAGATGATTACAGTATTCATTTTTGCGTATATCACTCACAGTTCCCATTAGCGGTACGTTCTCATAAGGAGAATCGTTTAGATAATACGCTAACTCGATATGATCCAGAACAGCTTTGGCAACAACCAGAGATTATTGAAGCACTAAATAAAACAACGACGGCCAATAACATTTTTGTGGTGCTTGGTACTTCTGTTGTCGAGGTTGGGCGAGATCATGATTACGATTGGGGAATTGCAGAGCCAAGTTCAATGCGCGCATTGATCCAATTAGCAGGACGTATTCAACGCCATCGCCAACAAGAGCCTTCCAGCAGTAATTTAATCGTATTAAATAAAAACATCAGAGCATTAAGACATGATTCTACGGCTTATTGTAAACCGGGGTTTGAAAGTAGAGCTTTGCCCTTATCCACTCATGATTTGAATGAACTATTAAATGGTGAGTTAGAAAGTATCTCTGCGATTTCACGGATTAAAGAGCCTTCATTTTCTCAGAAAGATTTTCATTTAGATAGAGTATCGAAAAAGAGAAAAGCTAAGGGAATTGACAGTTTTTCAGTACAAGAACATCGAGCGTTAAAGTTAACGTTAGGGCTAGACAATAAGCTAAATAAAGATATATTTTTTCAGAAAGATGATGAGGCTTGCCTGTGGTGGAGTGCTGATAATCATGCTGATTGGAATGGTGAATTTATCAATCAAACTCGGTTCAGAAAGTCAGACCCACAAGAAGAATTCATTTTGTGTAAAACCGATGAGTGGGGCGATTTAGGTTGGCATCAAAAAGACACAACGCAAAAAAAATGGGTATTCACGCTACAAAATCACAGAATAGTGAAACAAAGCATTGAGTTATCAAAGGGCAATTACTGGTGGATAAGTACAGATGCAGAAACCATTTATATCAATTTAGCTGAACAGCTAGAACAAACAGTAGAAAGCACTGGGCAATATTTTGGTGGTATTAGCTTAAGAGCAGCAAAAGAAGACCAAGTGCTTATTTGGAGTTGGAATGATCAGATGGGTGTGTTCAATACATAA
- a CDS encoding CRISPR-associated protein, Csy1, whose translation MTLLNTIADYIQQRQDVKLEPLQKALNKVLDKSDDPIAIAEAQAIYADESAPVKASFVIGVWLSDAAKRAKQISLATHAAKFTHSDAKASSMLVSEQSTQTSYLVTSSLNKKTIDAVGNAAALDVARLLKLECDGESLTTQLQQGHINALRSFAKDEQQLQEWKAGFEQALGDTKLSSHTLSKQLYFPLIGKEKTSVEYHLLCPLFSSSLAHELYHEVRRTRYGDSKEIRDARKADKYHEKLDERFLNIAVQNFGGSKPQNISQLNNERHGQTFLLNCAPPQWKRVTSTPANSVTFFGRELSFKTASLTREFRLFLENLTEDDRNVSTRRQRENAYLLPIIDTVLNHAAVIQMMTEYAGWSNSDECKMKSNHTLWLDVYNTDETFQKSREKSDWLTPITNDFANWLTHKLKSRKEKYVLGDIEHAYFSKLFLHQLKHFERSTPKLGEL comes from the coding sequence ATGACACTATTAAATACCATTGCTGATTATATTCAGCAACGACAAGATGTAAAGTTAGAACCATTACAAAAGGCATTAAATAAGGTCTTAGACAAGAGTGACGACCCTATTGCAATAGCAGAGGCGCAAGCTATTTATGCTGATGAGTCAGCACCGGTAAAGGCATCATTTGTTATTGGAGTTTGGCTTTCTGATGCAGCAAAACGAGCAAAGCAGATAAGTCTAGCTACCCATGCTGCAAAATTTACTCACAGTGATGCTAAAGCCAGCAGTATGTTGGTGAGTGAGCAATCAACTCAAACAAGCTATTTGGTGACGTCATCCTTAAATAAAAAAACCATTGATGCAGTCGGTAATGCAGCTGCTTTAGATGTAGCAAGATTACTCAAGTTAGAGTGTGATGGTGAAAGTTTAACTACTCAATTACAGCAAGGACACATTAATGCATTACGATCTTTTGCTAAAGATGAGCAGCAGCTACAAGAGTGGAAAGCGGGTTTTGAACAAGCATTGGGAGATACAAAGTTATCTAGCCATACATTAAGTAAGCAGCTGTACTTTCCCTTAATTGGCAAAGAAAAAACATCGGTTGAATATCATTTGTTATGCCCTCTATTTTCATCATCACTCGCGCATGAGCTATATCATGAAGTAAGACGAACTCGGTATGGCGATTCAAAAGAGATCCGTGATGCAAGAAAAGCAGATAAATACCATGAAAAGTTAGATGAACGTTTTCTTAATATTGCCGTGCAGAATTTTGGTGGTTCGAAACCTCAGAACATCTCGCAATTAAATAATGAACGTCATGGTCAAACCTTTTTATTAAATTGTGCCCCACCACAATGGAAACGAGTCACATCAACACCTGCCAACAGTGTAACTTTTTTTGGCCGAGAATTAAGTTTTAAGACTGCCTCATTGACCCGTGAGTTTCGGTTATTTCTTGAAAATCTAACTGAAGATGATAGGAATGTAAGTACTCGCCGTCAGAGAGAGAATGCGTATCTTTTGCCAATCATCGATACGGTATTAAACCATGCAGCAGTCATTCAAATGATGACAGAATATGCAGGTTGGTCAAACAGTGATGAATGCAAAATGAAGTCCAATCATACACTGTGGCTAGATGTTTACAATACAGATGAAACATTCCAAAAGAGCCGTGAAAAAAGTGATTGGCTAACCCCCATTACTAACGATTTTGCTAATTGGTTAACGCATAAATTAAAGAGTCGTAAAGAGAAATATGTTTTGGGTGATATTGAACACGCTTATTTTTCAAAGCTGTTTTTACATCAACTAAAGCACTTTGAACGCTCTACACCAAAGCTAGGGGAGCTATAA
- a CDS encoding CRISPR-associated protein, Csy2, with translation MSRYLLLKNVSVQNANAIAGLTYGFPAMTNFLGFAHAISRKLPSELTVTLGGVAVISHENIIHARQPKEWGDYVFALTRNPLTQKGTTAPINEEGRMNMTISLLIEVHGLLGGAIEQENSLVNSVKYLIPRLRIAGGQITQIGSISLTNKDDDKKVLRRLMPGFVLLDRSEYLTEHVKNKQGEQLSVFDAWCDFYKLKYQATREDSDAEDQDELSNKAKWEFVKKPQMGYLVPIMSGFCAISPLYEAGKVEKVRDTTVPVAFAEAAYGIGEWMSPHRLTNIDDAIWRYEHCEPWYVAKTKPFIDPIIEFSVDELDESAEMKF, from the coding sequence ATGAGCCGATATTTATTGTTGAAAAACGTTAGTGTACAGAACGCCAATGCGATTGCTGGCTTAACTTATGGTTTCCCTGCCATGACTAACTTTTTGGGGTTTGCTCACGCGATCTCACGTAAATTACCTTCTGAATTAACTGTCACGTTAGGTGGCGTTGCGGTTATCAGCCATGAAAATATTATACATGCAAGACAGCCTAAAGAGTGGGGGGATTATGTATTTGCGTTAACTCGTAACCCATTAACTCAAAAAGGAACAACGGCCCCAATTAATGAAGAAGGTCGTATGAACATGACCATTTCTCTATTAATCGAAGTGCATGGTTTATTGGGTGGTGCAATAGAACAGGAAAACTCATTAGTTAATAGTGTGAAATATCTTATTCCTAGATTAAGAATTGCGGGTGGGCAAATTACTCAAATTGGGTCTATATCGCTCACTAACAAAGATGATGATAAAAAAGTATTACGTCGTTTAATGCCTGGGTTTGTTTTATTAGATCGCAGTGAGTATTTAACTGAACACGTTAAAAATAAACAAGGCGAACAATTGTCAGTATTTGATGCTTGGTGTGATTTTTACAAATTAAAATACCAAGCGACTCGTGAAGATAGTGATGCAGAAGATCAAGACGAACTAAGTAATAAAGCCAAGTGGGAGTTTGTGAAGAAACCTCAAATGGGTTACTTGGTGCCAATCATGTCAGGTTTTTGTGCAATCTCGCCACTTTATGAAGCTGGCAAAGTTGAAAAGGTACGTGATACCACAGTTCCTGTTGCTTTTGCAGAGGCGGCTTATGGTATTGGTGAATGGATGAGTCCGCACCGTTTAACAAACATAGATGATGCAATTTGGCGCTATGAGCATTGTGAACCTTGGTATGTCGCCAAAACAAAACCGTTTATAGACCCTATCATTGAGTTTTCTGTGGACGAGCTTGATGAAAGTGCCGAAATGAAATTTTAA
- a CDS encoding CRISPR-associated protein, Csy3 produces MAKTNLKTPSVLAFEAKLLPSDALMFAGNWQQQEWTPIIVGEKAVRGTISNRLKAAMANDPTKLDAEVSKANLQTVDIAALDHQSDTLKVQFTLRVLSGLQVPSTCNNPEYQAALAKKIEAYQQEEGFTELAKCYAQNIANGRFLWRNRVGAENVLVKVSAEGKEFTFNSHDFNLRSFDNNPSVDELAAIIQKGLVENHALIKVEAFTQLGEGQAVYPSQELVMGGGKGDKSKFLYQLNGQAAMHSQKIGNALRTIDTWHPAFEEVGPIAVEPYGSVTNRGAAYRQPKENNDFYKLLDGWMLKDKQPEKEQQHYIMAMLIRGGVFGE; encoded by the coding sequence ATGGCTAAAACAAACTTAAAAACACCATCAGTATTAGCGTTTGAAGCAAAACTACTTCCATCAGATGCATTAATGTTTGCAGGTAACTGGCAGCAGCAAGAGTGGACACCAATTATTGTGGGTGAAAAAGCGGTGCGTGGAACGATCTCAAATCGTCTAAAAGCTGCAATGGCAAATGATCCAACAAAATTAGATGCTGAAGTATCTAAAGCAAACTTACAAACGGTTGATATTGCAGCGTTAGATCATCAATCTGACACATTGAAAGTGCAATTTACCCTGCGTGTATTAAGTGGATTACAGGTGCCATCAACCTGTAATAACCCTGAATATCAGGCAGCATTAGCTAAAAAAATTGAAGCTTACCAACAAGAAGAAGGCTTTACTGAATTAGCAAAGTGTTATGCTCAAAATATTGCTAATGGTCGTTTTTTATGGCGTAACCGTGTTGGAGCTGAGAATGTATTGGTAAAAGTATCCGCAGAAGGAAAAGAGTTTACCTTTAATAGTCATGATTTTAATTTACGTAGCTTTGATAATAATCCATCAGTTGACGAGCTAGCAGCGATTATTCAAAAGGGATTAGTTGAAAATCATGCGTTAATTAAAGTTGAAGCCTTCACGCAGTTAGGTGAGGGCCAAGCTGTCTATCCGTCGCAAGAGTTGGTCATGGGTGGCGGTAAAGGTGACAAGAGTAAATTCTTGTATCAGCTAAATGGACAAGCGGCAATGCATTCACAAAAGATTGGTAATGCATTACGTACCATTGATACTTGGCATCCTGCATTTGAAGAAGTGGGACCTATTGCGGTTGAACCTTATGGTTCTGTAACTAATCGTGGTGCTGCGTATCGACAACCAAAAGAGAATAATGATTTTTATAAGTTGTTAGATGGTTGGATGTTAAAAGATAAACAACCAGAGAAAGAGCAACAGCATTACATTATGGCGATGCTTATTCGTGGTGGCGTATTTGGTGAGTAG
- a CDS encoding CRISPR-associated protein, Csy4 → MKFYCDIKVLPDPEASEPVLISNLMAKLHRALVALKEVNIGVSFPNVNKTLGDTLRLHGDEADLNKLFELNWLKGLRDYCTQTYISLVPESCQYCSVKRKQAKSANNKRKRSIAKGWLNAEEAALKIGNEQQKILRLPFVQLKSTSTGQVMKLFIEHSVLQDEAVEGTFNSYGLSSSATVPWF, encoded by the coding sequence ATGAAATTTTACTGTGATATTAAAGTACTACCAGATCCAGAAGCGTCAGAACCCGTGCTTATTAGCAATTTGATGGCGAAATTACATCGAGCTTTAGTCGCGTTAAAAGAAGTCAACATTGGTGTTAGTTTTCCTAATGTGAATAAAACATTAGGGGATACTCTACGTTTACATGGTGATGAAGCTGATTTAAATAAGTTGTTTGAATTAAATTGGCTTAAAGGTTTACGTGATTATTGTACTCAAACATACATTTCATTGGTGCCAGAGAGTTGCCAGTATTGTAGTGTAAAGCGTAAACAAGCTAAAAGTGCTAACAACAAACGTAAACGCTCTATCGCTAAAGGTTGGTTAAATGCTGAAGAGGCAGCATTAAAAATTGGCAATGAGCAGCAAAAAATACTGCGCTTACCGTTTGTTCAATTAAAAAGTACATCTACAGGGCAGGTGATGAAGTTATTCATTGAGCATAGCGTATTGCAAGATGAAGCAGTTGAAGGGACGTTTAATAGCTATGGGTTAAGCTCATCGGCAACAGTTCCTTGGTTTTAA